The following proteins are encoded in a genomic region of Synechococcus sp. ROS8604:
- the sufB gene encoding Fe-S cluster assembly protein SufB — protein MTSTSTRDLVSQPYKYGFVTDIETEKIAKGLSEEVVKLISSKKNEPKFLLDFRLKAYRHWLKLEEPDWAALGYKAIDYQDIVYYAAPKQQEKKQSLDEVDPKLLETFEKLGIPLSEQKILSNVAVDAVFDSVSIATTYKEKLAEHGVVFCSFSEAVIEHPELIEKYLGSVVPSSDNYFAALNSAVFSDGSFVFIPKGVECPMELSTYFRINSGDTGQFERTLIVAEEGASVSYLEGCTAPMFDTNQLHAAVVELVVLDDASIKYSTVQNWYAGDENGVGGIYNFVTKRGQCRGDRSRISWTQVETGSAITWKYPSCVLQGADSVGEFYSVALTNNCQQADTGTKMVHVGPRTRSTIVSKGISAGRSSNSYRGLVQVGPNAKGARNYSQCDSMLIGDQAAANTYPYIRSQQPQAAIEHEASTCRMSEDQLFYLQSRGIGFEEAVSMMVSGFCRDVFNQLPMEFAAEADKLLALKLEGSVG, from the coding sequence ATGACCAGTACCTCCACACGCGATCTCGTTAGTCAGCCGTACAAGTACGGGTTTGTCACTGACATTGAAACCGAGAAGATCGCTAAAGGTCTAAGCGAGGAGGTGGTGAAATTGATTTCTTCTAAGAAAAATGAGCCGAAGTTCCTCCTTGATTTTCGGCTCAAGGCTTATCGCCATTGGTTGAAGTTGGAAGAGCCTGATTGGGCTGCGTTGGGTTATAAAGCAATCGATTACCAGGATATTGTCTATTACGCAGCGCCAAAGCAACAAGAGAAAAAGCAAAGTCTTGATGAAGTTGATCCCAAGCTTCTTGAAACATTTGAGAAATTAGGGATTCCTCTGAGCGAGCAAAAAATACTGAGCAATGTGGCTGTCGATGCTGTTTTTGATAGCGTTTCGATTGCCACTACCTACAAGGAAAAGCTTGCAGAGCATGGAGTAGTGTTTTGCTCCTTTAGTGAAGCTGTTATTGAACATCCGGAACTGATCGAGAAATATCTTGGTTCAGTTGTTCCTAGCAGTGATAATTATTTTGCGGCATTAAATTCTGCTGTCTTTAGTGATGGGTCGTTCGTGTTCATTCCTAAGGGTGTGGAATGTCCTATGGAGCTATCCACCTATTTCCGGATCAACTCTGGCGATACTGGCCAGTTTGAACGCACGTTGATTGTTGCGGAAGAAGGTGCGTCGGTGAGCTACCTGGAAGGGTGCACTGCTCCGATGTTTGATACCAATCAGCTTCACGCAGCTGTTGTGGAATTGGTTGTTCTAGATGATGCTTCGATTAAGTATTCCACGGTTCAAAATTGGTACGCTGGCGATGAGAATGGTGTTGGTGGTATTTATAATTTTGTGACCAAGCGCGGTCAGTGCCGCGGTGATCGAAGTCGTATTAGCTGGACGCAGGTGGAAACGGGATCAGCGATCACTTGGAAATACCCAAGTTGTGTGTTGCAGGGTGCTGATTCGGTTGGTGAGTTTTATTCCGTTGCTCTTACGAATAATTGTCAACAAGCAGACACGGGAACAAAAATGGTTCATGTAGGACCACGAACCCGTTCCACAATTGTTAGCAAAGGGATTAGTGCTGGTCGGTCAAGCAACAGTTATCGAGGCCTTGTGCAAGTTGGTCCAAATGCCAAGGGTGCTCGTAACTACAGCCAATGCGATTCGATGCTGATTGGAGATCAAGCTGCCGCCAACACGTACCCCTACATTCGCTCCCAACAGCCTCAAGCTGCGATTGAACATGAGGCCAGTACCTGTCGCATGTCGGAAGATCAATTGTTTTATCTCCAAAGTCGAGGCATTGGCTTTGAAGAAGCTGTGTCGATGATGGTGAGCGGTTTCTGTAGGGATGTGTTTAATCAACTTCCCATGGAGTTTGCGGCTGAGGCCGACAAACTTCTCGCCCTCAAGCTTGAGGGTTCGGTGGGCTAA